One genomic segment of Synechocystis sp. LKSZ1 includes these proteins:
- the hypB gene encoding hydrogenase nickel incorporation protein HypB has product MHQTIDTALGINLLHANQAGADHNREHFDEWGITCLNLMSSPGAGKTVLLEKTLAALQGQLNMAVIEGDMTTELDADRLRQYGSPVIAINTGRSCHLDSKMVAGGIHRLQEDYNPHQFDLVFVENVGNLVCPAEFEVGEHAKVALLSVTEGEDKPLKYPIMFQEADCLLITKLDLAPHLDIDLALLEANVRSMNPDVTIIPVSAKTGQGLDQWFSWIKAQLKVPQALIG; this is encoded by the coding sequence ATGCACCAAACCATTGATACGGCCCTGGGAATTAACCTCCTCCATGCCAATCAGGCTGGGGCCGACCATAATCGGGAGCACTTTGATGAATGGGGCATTACCTGCCTCAATCTGATGAGTAGTCCCGGAGCGGGGAAGACAGTTCTGCTCGAAAAAACCCTTGCCGCTCTCCAGGGCCAGCTAAACATGGCCGTGATTGAAGGGGACATGACCACCGAGTTGGATGCCGATCGTTTACGCCAGTACGGTAGTCCGGTAATTGCCATCAATACGGGGCGTTCTTGCCATCTGGATTCCAAAATGGTGGCCGGAGGCATTCATCGCCTCCAGGAAGACTACAATCCCCACCAGTTTGACTTGGTGTTTGTGGAAAACGTGGGCAATTTAGTGTGTCCGGCGGAATTTGAGGTGGGAGAACATGCCAAGGTGGCCCTGCTGAGTGTGACCGAAGGGGAGGATAAACCCCTCAAGTATCCGATTATGTTCCAGGAAGCCGATTGTTTATTGATTACGAAGCTGGATCTGGCTCCTCATCTGGACATCGATCTGGCCCTGTTGGAGGCCAACGTTCGTTCCATGAATCCCGATGTCACGATTATTCCTGTTTCCGCCAAGACTGGCCAGGGCCTAGACCAATGGTTTAGCTGGATTAAGGCCCAACTGAAGGTTCCCCAGGCGCTAATTGGTTAA
- the hypA gene encoding hydrogenase maturation nickel metallochaperone HypA — MHETDMTKALIMTVKDWYETQPEPLQITKIHLMVGQFTCVEPVSLQFAFEVQTRNTFLDGAELVIQDIPLVAYCHTCQQEYTPHIGLRYACPTCQGPMEDIRSGRELKIDRIEHQALNTVNLT, encoded by the coding sequence ATGCATGAAACCGATATGACCAAGGCTCTGATCATGACGGTCAAGGATTGGTACGAGACCCAACCGGAACCGCTCCAGATTACAAAAATTCATCTGATGGTAGGCCAATTTACCTGTGTGGAACCTGTGAGTTTGCAGTTCGCCTTTGAGGTACAAACCCGCAATACCTTTCTCGACGGGGCCGAGTTGGTGATCCAAGACATTCCCCTCGTGGCCTACTGCCATACCTGCCAGCAGGAATATACTCCCCATATCGGACTCCGGTACGCTTGTCCGACCTGCCAGGGCCCGATGGAGGATATCCGTTCGGGACGGGAATTGAAGATTGACCGCATTGAACACCAGGCCTTGAATACCGTTAACCTGACCTAG
- a CDS encoding ABC transporter permease: protein MTATSKTSALSTFWRITEDIPESLRWLLMALSILIPLLLWLLITSLAKIDAVFLPSPWAVIVALGNLWQQGFLIQDSFTSFFRVVGGFFLGGLFAVPLGILMGTFPSIRSLTEPIIGVVRYMPAPAFIPLLIIYLGIDEASKIMLIFIGTIFFNTLMIMDAVKFIPRELIEVTSTLGGSRRQILLNVITPYVIPNVLDAFRINMAAAWNLVVVAELVAADNGLGKRILLAQKFLKTDEIFACLLVLGLIGFGLDLTFRLLLRWTCKWSLAQ, encoded by the coding sequence ATGACTGCAACCTCCAAGACCTCTGCCCTTAGCACTTTCTGGCGCATCACTGAAGATATTCCTGAGTCCCTGCGCTGGCTATTGATGGCCCTGTCCATCCTGATTCCACTGCTTTTGTGGTTACTGATTACCAGTCTGGCCAAAATTGATGCGGTTTTTCTGCCGTCTCCCTGGGCAGTTATCGTGGCCCTGGGCAACCTCTGGCAACAAGGTTTTCTAATTCAAGATTCCTTTACCAGTTTTTTTCGCGTTGTAGGGGGCTTTTTCCTAGGGGGCCTGTTTGCCGTTCCCCTGGGGATTTTAATGGGGACTTTCCCCAGTATTCGCAGCCTGACAGAACCCATTATCGGCGTGGTGCGCTATATGCCAGCACCGGCTTTTATCCCGCTACTGATCATCTATCTAGGGATTGATGAGGCCTCGAAGATAATGCTGATCTTCATTGGCACCATTTTTTTTAATACGTTGATGATCATGGATGCGGTGAAATTCATCCCTCGTGAACTGATCGAGGTGACCTCTACCCTGGGCGGCTCCCGGCGGCAGATTCTACTCAATGTGATTACGCCCTACGTCATTCCCAATGTGCTGGATGCCTTCCGCATTAATATGGCAGCGGCCTGGAACCTCGTCGTGGTTGCGGAATTAGTGGCAGCCGATAACGGCTTAGGCAAACGTATTTTGTTGGCCCAAAAGTTTTTAAAAACCGATGAAATTTTTGCCTGCCTCTTGGTTCTGGGCCTAATTGGTTTTGGTCTCGACCTGACCTTTCGCTTGCTCCTACGCTGGACCTGCAAATGGTCTTTAGCCCAATAG
- a CDS encoding ABC transporter substrate-binding protein has translation MKRRHLLSLLLAFGSSLLLTVSCGPASEPTANSPTTAPSGPPLVIGYSNWAGWWPWAIAEEEGLFAKNGINVQMKWFDGYLESLQALAAGQLDGNSQTLNDTIAFAGDAVKGEVAVLVNDNSAGNDKIIVTPDIKRVQDLKGKKVAVEEGVVDDFLLSLALEQAGMSRKDVQIVPLETGAAAAAFASGKVDAVGAFPPFWLTALKRPGSKELISSKEFPGAIPDLLVVTEKLVQEKPEQVQALVKTWFDIRDFMEKNPQKADEIMAKRAGVSLEELALFKEGTKFFTLEENLEAFSTGNSMKHMPFAAQKMADFMKGIGFIKTVPDLKPLLNDQFVQTLAKAPA, from the coding sequence ATGAAACGCCGTCATCTCCTGTCCCTCCTCCTGGCCTTTGGGAGTAGTTTGTTACTCACCGTTAGCTGTGGCCCGGCTTCGGAACCAACCGCTAATTCGCCCACTACCGCCCCTAGCGGCCCTCCCCTGGTCATTGGCTATAGCAACTGGGCCGGTTGGTGGCCCTGGGCCATCGCTGAAGAAGAGGGCCTGTTTGCCAAAAACGGCATTAATGTCCAAATGAAATGGTTTGATGGCTACCTGGAATCCCTCCAGGCCCTGGCCGCAGGCCAGTTGGATGGCAACAGCCAAACCCTCAATGACACCATCGCCTTTGCGGGGGATGCGGTGAAGGGGGAAGTGGCTGTGTTGGTCAATGACAATTCCGCTGGTAACGACAAAATTATTGTCACCCCAGACATCAAGAGGGTGCAGGACTTGAAGGGTAAAAAAGTTGCCGTTGAGGAGGGCGTCGTTGATGACTTCCTGTTGAGTTTAGCCTTAGAACAGGCCGGCATGAGCCGCAAGGATGTCCAGATTGTTCCCCTCGAAACTGGTGCCGCTGCCGCCGCCTTTGCTTCAGGGAAAGTGGATGCTGTCGGGGCCTTTCCGCCTTTTTGGTTAACGGCCCTCAAGCGGCCCGGCTCGAAGGAGTTAATTAGCTCGAAGGAATTCCCCGGGGCCATCCCCGATCTGCTAGTGGTGACGGAAAAACTGGTTCAAGAAAAACCGGAACAGGTTCAGGCCCTGGTAAAAACTTGGTTTGATATCCGGGATTTTATGGAAAAGAATCCCCAGAAGGCGGACGAAATCATGGCCAAGCGGGCCGGGGTTAGCCTAGAAGAATTGGCCCTTTTCAAGGAAGGAACCAAATTTTTCACCCTAGAGGAAAACCTAGAGGCTTTTAGTACCGGTAATTCCATGAAACACATGCCCTTTGCGGCCCAGAAAATGGCCGATTTTATGAAGGGAATTGGCTTTATCAAAACGGTGCCTGACCTGAAACCCCTGTTGAATGACCAGTTCGTTCAGACCCTGGCCAAGGCTCCTGCCTAG
- the hypB gene encoding hydrogenase nickel incorporation protein HypB — protein sequence MCQTCGCTLTPPDVQIHAHDTGHVHHHDHEHSHSHHHGPAPERLLEITQSILSKNDRLAERNRGYFQAKEVYVLNLLSSPGAGKTSFIERTLRDCQASHPMAVIVGDLETDNDAQRLRQTGAKAIQITTGNLCHLEAEMISQAARRLDLEGLEVLFIENVGNLVCPAAYDLGENLRLVLFSVTEGEDKPLKYPTMFKSAQVVVITKIDIAEAVGFDRDMALKNLQQVAPQATILEVSARSGQGMATWYHYLTGFISTARASV from the coding sequence ATGTGCCAGACCTGTGGTTGTACCCTTACCCCCCCTGATGTGCAAATCCACGCCCACGACACGGGCCATGTCCATCACCACGACCATGAGCATTCCCACTCCCATCACCACGGCCCTGCCCCGGAACGTCTCTTAGAAATTACCCAATCCATCCTCAGCAAAAATGACCGTCTGGCGGAACGCAATCGGGGTTACTTCCAGGCCAAAGAGGTCTATGTCCTCAATCTGCTCTCTTCTCCCGGTGCCGGCAAAACCAGTTTTATTGAACGAACCCTCAGGGATTGTCAGGCCAGCCATCCCATGGCGGTGATTGTGGGGGATCTAGAAACTGATAATGATGCCCAGCGTCTGCGACAAACAGGGGCCAAGGCCATCCAAATCACAACGGGAAATCTTTGCCATCTAGAAGCGGAAATGATTAGTCAGGCCGCTCGGCGTTTAGATTTGGAAGGACTGGAGGTGCTTTTTATTGAAAATGTAGGAAATTTAGTGTGCCCGGCCGCCTATGACCTAGGGGAAAATTTACGACTAGTACTTTTTTCCGTCACCGAAGGGGAAGACAAACCCCTCAAGTATCCCACCATGTTTAAATCGGCCCAGGTGGTCGTGATTACCAAAATCGACATTGCGGAAGCCGTCGGCTTTGACCGGGATATGGCTTTAAAAAATCTGCAACAGGTGGCCCCCCAGGCGACAATCCTGGAAGTGTCTGCTCGCTCTGGCCAAGGTATGGCCACTTGGTATCACTATTTAACCGGCTTTATCTCAACAGCCAGAGCCTCAGTTTAA
- a CDS encoding lipopolysaccharide assembly protein LapA domain-containing protein gives MQTLTQLVIALVVTAWLLAMVLLSIQNVAPVSLKFLLFESIDLPVGLLLTLCLCGGLVLGALIGVFKPRPRSRSIPTPEFDELDDLV, from the coding sequence ATGCAAACCTTGACTCAACTGGTGATTGCTCTGGTTGTGACGGCCTGGTTGCTAGCCATGGTTCTGCTCTCAATTCAGAATGTTGCCCCCGTTTCCCTAAAATTTCTGCTCTTTGAGTCCATTGATCTACCCGTTGGCCTGTTGTTGACTCTCTGTCTCTGTGGGGGCCTGGTGCTGGGTGCTTTGATTGGGGTATTTAAACCCCGTCCTCGTTCGCGCTCTATACCGACCCCAGAGTTCGATGAACTAGATGACCTAGTTTGA
- a CDS encoding chromosome segregation ATPase produces the protein MSTPSDNLLPPDPTPPKGTMVWLGNFQRLHQSVLSPLQLQAERFPLQFWALLLILVSGGVGFSATNWLLKLPQSPQCSRIFWPIASASMRLYCAQVSAEEKTVDSLLKAIELVAGLPKDHPLAPEINRNIEQWSTEILDLAEDSYQSGNLEEAIATVKRIPNHVQAYDLVESRIQTWQKTWQEGESIYADVEQSLRKSRWNEAFRNAVRLLNLENRYWGTVKYDEAIKNIQIAQEESSKLDSAYNILRRGGIDNWIKAIEEAQKIPKESYAYEEARNLITQAKEKLTEEIQALIDQQDWQTLASTIDRLPEQVFAAADLNDWQLLATAGSEAQSGSLEGFQSAISTAERITDPTRPLYPLVQDLISDWRREETALSQLAKARATAATGTIEALRAAIIEAELIANDNPRYSEARRDIRNWTEQIQITEDEPLLNRAKQLAVSGQVADLEQAIQQARAIGDNRALYNEARREIQTWQTMIQRQQDQPILDQATALANAQNYPAAISTARQITAGRALYRESQSKIQRWQQEIQAQRNLQQAYNLAARRTPEALSRALRLVRQIPSSTQVNLQRVQSINTWSYQLLALAQERASASALNEAIRLAQLIPAESSAYGTAQDLVQEWQSLLAPSAPDPLEAPPPPSLDSNPLP, from the coding sequence ATGAGTACCCCCTCCGACAATCTGCTTCCCCCCGACCCCACTCCCCCCAAGGGAACGATGGTCTGGCTTGGGAACTTCCAGCGCCTGCATCAGTCCGTTCTGTCTCCCCTCCAACTCCAAGCCGAACGTTTTCCGCTCCAGTTCTGGGCCTTGCTCTTGATCTTGGTTTCCGGGGGGGTTGGGTTTTCGGCCACCAATTGGCTCCTCAAATTGCCCCAGAGCCCCCAGTGTTCTCGCATTTTCTGGCCCATTGCCTCCGCTTCCATGCGTCTGTATTGTGCCCAAGTCTCTGCAGAGGAAAAAACCGTCGATAGCCTGCTGAAGGCCATTGAATTGGTGGCGGGCCTGCCCAAGGATCATCCCCTGGCCCCGGAAATTAATCGCAACATTGAACAATGGTCAACGGAAATTCTTGATCTGGCAGAAGATTCCTACCAGTCCGGTAATCTGGAAGAAGCGATTGCCACGGTTAAACGAATTCCCAACCATGTCCAGGCCTACGATCTAGTAGAAAGCCGTATCCAGACCTGGCAAAAAACCTGGCAAGAGGGCGAGAGCATCTACGCCGATGTGGAACAATCCCTGCGCAAAAGCCGTTGGAATGAGGCCTTCCGCAATGCCGTGCGCCTACTGAACTTGGAGAATCGCTATTGGGGAACGGTAAAGTACGACGAAGCCATTAAAAATATCCAGATTGCCCAGGAAGAAAGCAGTAAGCTCGATAGTGCGTACAATATTCTCCGGCGCGGTGGTATCGACAACTGGATCAAGGCCATTGAGGAAGCGCAGAAAATTCCCAAGGAAAGCTACGCCTACGAAGAGGCCCGAAACCTGATCACCCAGGCCAAGGAGAAATTAACCGAGGAAATCCAGGCCCTGATCGACCAGCAGGATTGGCAGACCCTAGCTAGCACCATCGATCGCTTACCCGAACAAGTTTTTGCCGCCGCAGACCTCAACGATTGGCAATTACTGGCCACCGCTGGCAGTGAAGCCCAATCCGGTAGCTTGGAGGGCTTCCAGTCCGCCATTAGCACCGCCGAACGGATCACCGACCCAACCCGCCCCCTCTACCCCCTCGTTCAAGACTTGATCAGTGATTGGCGGCGGGAAGAAACGGCTCTTTCCCAACTCGCTAAGGCCAGGGCCACCGCTGCTACCGGAACCATCGAGGCCCTCAGGGCCGCCATCATTGAGGCTGAACTGATTGCCAACGACAATCCCCGTTACTCGGAAGCCCGTCGAGACATTCGAAACTGGACAGAACAAATTCAAATCACCGAAGATGAGCCGCTCCTCAACCGTGCTAAGCAGTTAGCTGTCTCGGGTCAGGTAGCTGATCTAGAACAAGCGATTCAACAGGCCAGAGCCATTGGGGATAATCGGGCCCTCTACAACGAAGCCCGCCGCGAAATCCAGACTTGGCAAACCATGATTCAGCGTCAGCAAGACCAGCCAATTCTGGATCAGGCCACGGCCCTAGCCAATGCCCAAAACTACCCTGCCGCCATCAGTACAGCGCGTCAAATTACCGCCGGCCGGGCCCTCTACCGTGAAAGCCAGAGTAAAATTCAACGCTGGCAACAGGAAATTCAAGCCCAACGTAATCTCCAACAGGCCTACAACCTAGCGGCCCGACGTACCCCGGAAGCTCTCTCCCGTGCTCTGCGCTTAGTCCGCCAGATTCCCAGTTCTACCCAGGTCAATCTCCAACGGGTTCAGTCCATAAATACTTGGAGTTATCAACTGCTGGCTTTGGCCCAGGAACGTGCTAGTGCTTCGGCCCTCAACGAAGCTATCCGTCTGGCCCAACTTATTCCTGCCGAGAGTTCTGCCTACGGCACTGCCCAGGATTTAGTCCAAGAATGGCAATCACTCCTGGCTCCATCGGCCCCCGATCCCCTAGAGGCCCCGCCACCGCCTAGCCTTGATAGCAATCCCCTCCCCTAG
- a CDS encoding ABC transporter ATP-binding protein translates to MHLEISQLNKIFSTKRGPVTALKDINLQIETGEFVCAVGASGSGKSTLLRMIAGLDTPSSGTISVDGQIVTGPGADRGMVFQNYSLYPWLTVQQNVEFGLKLQQVPQKERWELACYYLDVVGLTSFAQAYPKELSGGMKQRVAIARSLACHPKVLLMDEPFGALDIQTKEKMQEYLIEIWRRIQCSILMITHDVEEAVFLAQRVYVLSARPGTIQKELTIALPEDRTYHIKRQPDFYHYTDEIYALLREPDNREREC, encoded by the coding sequence ATGCACCTGGAAATTAGTCAGCTCAATAAAATTTTCTCTACCAAGCGGGGCCCTGTGACGGCCCTGAAGGACATTAATCTACAGATTGAAACCGGAGAATTCGTCTGTGCTGTCGGGGCCTCCGGTTCCGGGAAATCGACCCTCCTGCGCATGATTGCGGGTCTAGATACGCCGTCTTCTGGAACCATTAGCGTCGATGGCCAAATTGTGACAGGGCCAGGGGCCGACCGGGGCATGGTCTTCCAAAACTATAGCCTTTATCCCTGGTTAACCGTTCAGCAAAATGTCGAATTTGGCCTGAAATTACAGCAGGTTCCCCAAAAAGAGCGTTGGGAGTTGGCCTGCTATTACCTCGATGTGGTGGGATTAACCAGTTTTGCCCAGGCCTATCCCAAGGAACTCTCCGGCGGCATGAAACAACGGGTGGCCATTGCCCGCTCCCTGGCCTGTCATCCCAAAGTATTACTGATGGATGAACCCTTCGGCGCCTTGGATATTCAAACCAAGGAAAAAATGCAGGAGTATCTGATCGAGATCTGGCGGCGCATTCAGTGCAGTATCTTGATGATTACCCACGACGTTGAAGAGGCCGTTTTCCTGGCCCAGCGAGTTTATGTCCTGAGTGCCCGTCCAGGAACCATTCAGAAAGAACTGACCATTGCCCTGCCCGAAGACCGCACCTACCACATCAAACGCCAGCCCGATTTCTACCACTATACTGATGAGATCTATGCCCTGCTGAGGGAACCGGATAACCGAGAGCGAGAATGTTAA
- a CDS encoding pentapeptide repeat-containing protein, whose product MRQLLITAVSLLLASPLVLDSAAQAQNPAQIKQLLETNACKGCDLQGANLRGAHLIGADLRNANLKNANLTEANLEGADLTGANLQNAQLRGAMVTNASLNYSNLQKADFAYAKLYDVDVTGANLEGINIQNAEIYNTGIAIGGGDEPWDKDTDLLP is encoded by the coding sequence ATGAGACAACTATTAATAACAGCGGTCAGTTTACTATTAGCTAGTCCTTTGGTACTGGATTCCGCGGCCCAGGCCCAAAACCCAGCCCAGATTAAACAACTTCTAGAAACAAATGCCTGCAAGGGTTGTGACCTCCAGGGGGCCAACTTGAGAGGCGCTCACCTGATTGGTGCCGACCTCCGCAATGCGAATTTAAAAAATGCCAACCTCACGGAAGCCAATCTAGAAGGCGCTGACTTAACCGGGGCCAATCTCCAAAATGCTCAACTACGCGGTGCCATGGTTACCAATGCAAGCCTCAACTATAGCAATTTACAAAAAGCGGATTTTGCCTACGCCAAGCTCTACGATGTCGATGTTACAGGGGCCAATCTAGAGGGCATCAACATCCAAAATGCGGAGATTTATAACACCGGCATTGCCATTGGGGGTGGCGATGAACCCTGGGATAAGGACACAGATCTTTTGCCATAG